In one Pseudarthrobacter sp. NBSH8 genomic region, the following are encoded:
- a CDS encoding prolyl oligopeptidase family protein, translated as MTTTAADQAPGSSPAPEPTDENVWLEEIYGEAPLAWVREQNARTEDLLEDADYAGLEGSILEVLDSTDRIAMVGKRGEWYYNFWKDQANPKGLWRRTTWESYLTDSPDWDVLLDVDALADAEGEEWVFHGATFLRPAAGEPYRLALLALSPDGGDANRYREFDVRTRTFVDPASGGFDLPTAKGNVSWLDADTLLVASTAGNLPRTASSYARTAVTLRRGETLSAAARLFEVPDGHMMAVVAHDSTPGFERTFAVDYIDFYNRSTFIRWDDAWLEIDAPTDVNLSAHREWLLFRPQQDWSLDGTTYPAGSLLAAKFEDYLAGSRELLVLFAPDAHTSLQSWSWTRNFLLLNLLRDVSSEIRVLDPSAPGAASDGGATSGGAWASSLLDACPPLHDVNAYAVDDEDEGPADGGAGDDFWLVATGFTTPSTLMRGTLERAGSGSTGEVSADEVSTGVVSHHAEVKASPSFFDDHQYEVQQHFAVSADGTRVPYFQVASRDLVLDGQNPTQLSGYGGFEVSRTPAYSGTVGRAWLERRTATSGVPGEAAHSRGGVYVVANIRGGGEYGPSWHRAALKENRHRAFEDFAAVAQHLVHRGVTSRERLGCVGGSNGGLLVGNMLTTYPELFGAVSCGVPLLDMRRYTRLSAGHSWIAEYGDPDVAAEWEYIKAFSPYHLLRDGVEYPETFIWTATSDDRVGPVQARKMAARMQAMGIPNVWFHEALEGGHAGASDNRQAAALQARSQHFLWRTLAGG; from the coding sequence ATGACCACCACTGCAGCTGATCAAGCGCCCGGTTCATCGCCCGCCCCCGAACCCACCGATGAGAACGTCTGGCTGGAGGAAATCTACGGCGAGGCACCGCTTGCCTGGGTCCGGGAACAGAACGCACGCACCGAGGACCTCCTGGAGGACGCCGATTACGCAGGCCTGGAAGGAAGCATCCTGGAGGTGCTGGACTCCACGGACCGGATCGCCATGGTGGGCAAACGCGGCGAGTGGTACTACAACTTCTGGAAGGACCAGGCGAACCCGAAGGGGCTGTGGCGCCGCACCACCTGGGAAAGCTACCTGACGGACTCCCCCGACTGGGACGTCCTGCTGGATGTGGATGCCCTCGCCGACGCGGAGGGTGAAGAGTGGGTGTTCCACGGTGCCACGTTCCTGCGCCCTGCCGCCGGCGAACCATACCGCCTGGCCCTGCTGGCGCTCTCCCCCGACGGCGGCGACGCCAACCGCTACCGCGAGTTCGACGTCCGGACCCGCACGTTCGTTGACCCTGCCAGCGGCGGTTTTGACCTGCCGACGGCGAAGGGGAACGTCTCGTGGCTGGACGCGGACACACTGCTGGTCGCCTCCACGGCCGGGAACCTGCCGCGGACCGCCTCCTCCTACGCCCGGACCGCCGTCACCCTGCGGCGAGGCGAAACCCTCTCCGCGGCTGCCCGGCTTTTTGAGGTGCCGGACGGCCACATGATGGCTGTGGTGGCGCATGATTCCACTCCCGGTTTCGAGCGCACGTTCGCCGTGGACTACATCGATTTCTACAACCGCAGCACGTTTATCCGCTGGGACGACGCCTGGCTGGAGATTGACGCGCCGACAGACGTTAACCTCAGCGCGCACCGCGAGTGGCTCCTGTTCCGGCCGCAGCAGGACTGGTCCCTGGACGGCACGACGTACCCCGCCGGTTCCTTGTTGGCCGCGAAGTTCGAGGACTACCTTGCCGGCTCACGGGAGCTCTTGGTGCTTTTTGCCCCGGATGCGCACACGTCGCTGCAGTCGTGGAGCTGGACCCGGAATTTCCTGCTGTTGAACCTGTTGCGGGACGTCTCGTCCGAAATCCGGGTGCTGGATCCCTCCGCGCCGGGCGCAGCGTCCGACGGCGGCGCGACCAGCGGGGGCGCCTGGGCTTCCTCGTTGCTGGACGCCTGCCCGCCGCTGCACGACGTCAACGCCTACGCGGTGGATGACGAAGACGAAGGACCGGCCGACGGCGGTGCCGGCGACGACTTCTGGCTGGTCGCCACCGGCTTCACCACCCCCAGCACACTGATGCGCGGAACGCTGGAGCGCGCTGGTTCCGGCAGCACTGGTGAGGTGAGCGCTGATGAGGTGAGCACTGGCGTGGTGAGCCATCATGCGGAAGTGAAGGCGTCGCCGTCGTTCTTTGACGACCACCAATACGAGGTGCAGCAGCACTTCGCCGTGTCCGCGGACGGCACCCGGGTCCCCTACTTCCAGGTGGCTTCGCGGGACCTGGTCCTGGACGGGCAGAACCCCACACAGCTCTCCGGCTACGGCGGCTTCGAAGTCTCCCGGACCCCTGCGTACAGCGGAACAGTCGGCCGTGCTTGGCTGGAACGCCGGACCGCCACCTCTGGCGTGCCCGGCGAGGCAGCGCACTCCCGCGGCGGCGTCTACGTGGTGGCCAACATCCGCGGCGGCGGCGAATACGGGCCCTCATGGCACCGGGCCGCGCTCAAGGAAAACCGGCACCGCGCCTTCGAGGACTTTGCCGCCGTGGCGCAGCACCTCGTCCACCGTGGCGTCACCTCCCGGGAGCGGCTTGGCTGCGTGGGCGGGTCCAACGGCGGGCTGCTGGTGGGCAACATGCTCACGACTTACCCGGAGCTTTTCGGAGCCGTCTCCTGCGGCGTTCCGCTGCTGGACATGAGGCGCTACACGAGGCTCTCCGCCGGGCACTCCTGGATCGCCGAATACGGCGACCCGGACGTGGCGGCGGAATGGGAGTACATCAAGGCCTTCTCGCCGTACCACCTGCTCAGGGACGGTGTGGAGTACCCCGAAACATTCATCTGGACAGCCACGTCGGATGACAGGGTGGGACCGGTCCAGGCCCGCAAGATGGCTGCCCGGATGCAGGCGATGGGCATCCCGAATGTCTGGTTCCACGAGGCGCTGGAAGGCGGCCACGCCGGGGCGTCGGACAACCGGCAGGCCGCCGCTCTGCAGGCCCGCAGCCAGCACTTCCTGTGGCGGACGCTGGCAGGCGGATGA
- a CDS encoding FAD/NAD(P)-binding domain-containing protein produces the protein MGKSKSIRTAIIGAGPRGTSVLERLLAHAAAHSAAHAGSAALHIDVIDPYPAGPGHVWQPGQSRLYLMNTQSFYPTVIPEDPRLAPPVAGTTFDRWRARQQREPMPALTLDERSELAALGSRDFPSRALYGRYLRCTLDELTAKLPDGVTVSFHETTAVSVRPSDHGTAGTPGDGTPDDDTPGEAIPYTGTFDVGLGGGGSLTVDSVVLALGHLASRLNPEQRELQASAAQLGLSYFPPAVPADVDWAAVPPGEPVLVRGMGLNFFDVMGQLTEGRGGKFIDAGTRLDYQPSGHEPRIIAGSRRGTPYRAKAALAGYYPASVTLRYLTEAALERFAATGIRPGFDHDLWPLLHRDTLWAYYSTLVRSQPAAVPDASAFLAALDEALRPHAHSAANWEAAVESVLAVHVGPRHRLDLPGLASPLAGRSFGSRAELDAAVVEYLLDDARRSAIGEEDPVKMAIGALHHGRAVLKTAVADGGITDESWVAGLRGWFESFVEGLASGPPALRAEQLAALARAGVVSFVGPDPRFSVDRRTGRFAAVSPWVSGPPVAAKTMVEALAPANRVSANDSPLLEQLLADGMVRPRLMMTAEGAPVQATGLDVAPHPYRPLAANGSVTEGLFVLGLQLSATQWGTAIAAEALQSGGPTYASGQRTLRDADEIAQAILGR, from the coding sequence GTGGGTAAATCGAAGAGCATCCGGACAGCCATCATCGGCGCCGGACCCCGGGGAACCAGTGTCCTGGAGCGCCTGCTCGCACACGCGGCGGCACACTCCGCCGCCCATGCCGGCTCCGCAGCCCTCCATATCGACGTCATCGACCCTTATCCGGCAGGCCCGGGGCATGTCTGGCAGCCCGGCCAGTCCCGGCTGTACCTCATGAACACCCAGTCCTTCTATCCCACGGTTATCCCGGAGGACCCCCGGCTGGCTCCGCCCGTCGCGGGCACCACATTCGACCGCTGGCGAGCCCGCCAGCAGCGTGAGCCGATGCCTGCCCTGACGCTGGACGAGCGGTCCGAACTGGCTGCGTTGGGATCGCGGGACTTCCCCAGCCGGGCACTGTACGGCCGCTACCTGCGCTGCACGCTGGACGAGTTGACGGCAAAACTGCCCGACGGCGTCACCGTCAGTTTCCACGAAACCACCGCCGTGTCGGTGCGCCCGTCAGACCACGGAACAGCGGGGACGCCGGGGGATGGCACTCCAGATGACGACACCCCGGGCGAGGCAATCCCATATACCGGAACGTTCGATGTCGGACTCGGCGGCGGAGGTTCGCTCACGGTCGATTCCGTGGTGCTGGCCTTGGGGCACCTTGCGTCCCGGCTGAACCCTGAGCAGCGCGAACTCCAGGCATCGGCCGCACAGCTGGGCCTGAGCTACTTTCCGCCTGCCGTCCCGGCGGACGTCGACTGGGCCGCGGTTCCGCCCGGCGAACCGGTTCTGGTCCGGGGTATGGGGCTGAACTTTTTCGACGTGATGGGCCAGCTCACGGAGGGCCGCGGCGGAAAGTTCATCGACGCCGGAACCCGGCTTGACTATCAGCCTTCCGGCCACGAGCCCCGGATCATTGCCGGCTCCCGCCGCGGCACACCGTACCGGGCCAAGGCGGCGCTGGCCGGCTACTACCCGGCGTCGGTCACCCTGCGGTACCTGACCGAGGCCGCGCTGGAGCGGTTCGCGGCCACCGGGATCCGCCCGGGTTTCGACCACGATCTCTGGCCCCTTCTGCACCGCGACACACTCTGGGCCTACTACTCCACCCTGGTCCGCTCGCAGCCGGCGGCCGTCCCCGACGCATCCGCGTTCCTGGCCGCGCTGGATGAGGCGCTGCGCCCGCATGCCCACAGCGCCGCCAACTGGGAGGCCGCGGTGGAGAGCGTCCTGGCCGTGCACGTCGGGCCGCGGCACCGGCTGGATCTGCCGGGCCTCGCTTCTCCCCTGGCGGGCAGGTCCTTCGGATCGCGCGCTGAACTGGATGCCGCCGTCGTCGAGTACCTGCTCGATGACGCCCGCCGCTCCGCCATCGGCGAGGAGGATCCGGTGAAGATGGCCATCGGCGCCCTGCATCACGGGCGCGCGGTGCTGAAAACGGCAGTGGCCGACGGCGGCATCACCGATGAGTCTTGGGTGGCCGGCCTGCGTGGCTGGTTTGAGTCGTTTGTGGAGGGCCTGGCCAGCGGGCCGCCCGCGCTGCGCGCTGAACAGCTGGCCGCCCTGGCGCGCGCCGGCGTGGTCAGCTTTGTGGGGCCAGATCCCCGGTTCAGCGTGGACCGACGGACTGGCCGCTTTGCCGCCGTCTCACCCTGGGTGAGCGGTCCTCCGGTGGCGGCGAAGACCATGGTGGAGGCCCTCGCGCCGGCCAACCGCGTGTCCGCGAACGATTCACCGCTGCTGGAACAGCTCCTAGCGGACGGGATGGTGCGGCCCCGGCTGATGATGACGGCGGAAGGCGCGCCGGTGCAGGCCACCGGGCTCGACGTTGCGCCGCACCCGTACCGGCCGCTGGCGGCCAACGGCTCGGTCACGGAAGGCTTGTTTGT